One Salmo salar chromosome ssa01, Ssal_v3.1, whole genome shotgun sequence DNA window includes the following coding sequences:
- the LOC106599922 gene encoding ADP-ribosylation factor 4-like isoform X1 produces MGVMVSQLFSRFFEKKQMRILMVGLDAAGKTTVLYKLKLGEVVTTIPTIGFNVETVEYKNISFTVWDVGGQHVIRPLWKHYYQNTQGLIFVVDSNDPERINDASEELQNMLEEDQLRDVVLLVFANKQDLPNAMSVSDITNKLGLRKLQLNTPWFVQATCATQGSGLLEGLDWLADQLSKR; encoded by the exons ATGGGTGTTATGGTTTCGCAACTCTTCTCTCGTTTCTTCGAGAAAAAACAGATGAGAATTCTGATGG TTGGGTTAGATGCTGCAGGGAAGACCACAGTCCTGTACAAACTAAAACTTGGAGAAGTTGTCACTACTATCCCCACTATTG GGTTCAATGTGGAGACGGTTGAGTACAAGAACATCAGCTTCACGGTGTGGGATGTAGGTGGTCAGCACGTCATCAGACCTCTGTGGAAGCATTACTACCAGAACACTCAG GGTCTTATATTTGTGGTAGACAGCAACGATCCTGAGAGGATAAATGATGCCTCAGAGGAACTACAGAACATG CTTGAAGAGGACCAGTTGAGAGATGTAGTTCTGCTGGTGTTCGCCAACAAACAGGACCTTCCCAACGCCATGTCTGTCAGTGACATCACAAATAAACTGGGACTGAGGAAACTTCAACTGAATACTCCT tggTTTGTCCAGGCTACCTGTGCGACCCAGGGTTCAGGTCTGTTGGAGGGACTGGACTGGTTGGCTGACCAGCTTTCCAAGCGCTAA
- the LOC106599922 gene encoding ADP-ribosylation factor 4-like isoform X2 encodes MGVMVSQLFSRFFEKKQMRILMVGLDAAGKTTVLYKLKLGEVVTTIPTIGFNVETVEYKNISFTVWDVGGQHVIRPLWKHYYQNTQGLIFVVDSNDPERINDASEELQNMLEEDQLRDVVLLVFANKQDLPNAMSVSDITNKLGLRKLQLNTPWFVQATC; translated from the exons ATGGGTGTTATGGTTTCGCAACTCTTCTCTCGTTTCTTCGAGAAAAAACAGATGAGAATTCTGATGG TTGGGTTAGATGCTGCAGGGAAGACCACAGTCCTGTACAAACTAAAACTTGGAGAAGTTGTCACTACTATCCCCACTATTG GGTTCAATGTGGAGACGGTTGAGTACAAGAACATCAGCTTCACGGTGTGGGATGTAGGTGGTCAGCACGTCATCAGACCTCTGTGGAAGCATTACTACCAGAACACTCAG GGTCTTATATTTGTGGTAGACAGCAACGATCCTGAGAGGATAAATGATGCCTCAGAGGAACTACAGAACATG CTTGAAGAGGACCAGTTGAGAGATGTAGTTCTGCTGGTGTTCGCCAACAAACAGGACCTTCCCAACGCCATGTCTGTCAGTGACATCACAAATAAACTGGGACTGAGGAAACTTCAACTGAATACTCCT TGGTTTGTCCAGGCTACCTGTTAA